A stretch of Lepidochelys kempii isolate rLepKem1 chromosome 14, rLepKem1.hap2, whole genome shotgun sequence DNA encodes these proteins:
- the COG1 gene encoding conserved oligomeric Golgi complex subunit 1 isoform X2, giving the protein MAPSDAPSARKCRCPSRSWRRHPSDTSRVKGRSPASRDGRWPPRVAPKMAAAAGPGLPRGPEAAAGLFEAHTTAELREVERRLRAGIEQKREELRQMVGERYRDLIEAADTIAEMRLSAEHLLGAVRGLQRGAPGPRGARGAQTTLHSQEKFYGTAAQIKLLLEIPEKIWSAMEASQCLRATHLYLLCCHLHSLLQLDSSSSRYSPILARFPILVRQVAAASHFRSTILHESKSLLKCQAVSDQAVAEALCSIMLLEDSSPRQALTDFLLARKSAVQQLLNQPHHGAGIKAQVCSLMELLTTTLYQAHVLFYTLPEGVPSDPTLPCSLLFSMLETTTGQDPAGKGIKVLKEEMQLSSWFKYLPLSIVEFQPTLRTLVHPISQDYLRETLQKWINMCNEDIKSGLITLLGYVKSLKGLAGIRDAVWELLTGESMSQNWDTVCHRLLDKPISFWEDLLRQLFLDRLQTLTKEGFDSISSSSKQLLILALQELEVKSSTSTPSKHIQFEHNMVLFLWSESPSDMPSDAAWVNVANRSQFAKSGLSMKAQALTPCVQSFCSALDTKLKAKLDDLLSYLPSDSSTPKEILGVQSRNSAFDRYADAGTVEELLRDHCITCIQYVLGCVREELQSAEDKLKGDTDALNDAKLNTVLFMARLCQSLGELCPHLKQCILGKSGSTENVMRETRSFKKLGKGKVQEVNPMQAKWQEVKEQLLQQSLFAYQIWSSTVVKVLVHSFTKTLLLDAAGSILATATNWDEIEIQEETETGSSITSKIRLPVQPSWYVQCLLFSLCQEVNRVGGHALPKRTLQLLLKTCLAEVLAGYEKLVEEKQEKKERTFPMTQNRALQLLYDLRYLNIVLTAKSEEAKTSRSKQDSRIEKVTDFLEANIDPFDLDVFTPHLNSSLNRLVQRTSVLFGLLTGAENQYTNRSNNLSSQEPYNILPLASSQIRFGLLPLSMSSSRKTKSAVKNPENQTQVPPPSVIRAEEETFRPGSLFRQLATEEEDTAAPSLFKLGWLSSMTK; this is encoded by the exons ATGGCGCCGAGCGATGCCCCCAGTGCCCGGAAGTGTCGCTGCCCCTCCCGCAGCTGGCGGCGGCACCCGTCGGACACGTCACGGGTAAAGGGACGCTCCCCCGCTTCGCGGGACGGACGGTGGCCGCCCAGGGTCGCGCCcaagatggcggcggcggcggggcccgGGCTGCCGCGGGGCCCGGAGGCGGCGGCGGGGCTCTTCGAGGCGCACACGACGGCCGAGCTGCGCGAGGTGGAGCGGCGGCTGCGGGCGGGCATCGAGCAGAAGCGGGAGGAGCTGCGGCAGATGGTGGGGGAGCGCTACCGGGACCTCATCGAGGCGGCCGACACCATCGCCGAGATGCGCCTCAGCGCCGAGCACCTGCTGGGGGCGGTGCGGGGCCTGCAGCGCGGGGCGCCGGGGCCGCGGGGCGCCCGGGGGGCCCAG ACTACGCTGCACTCGCAGGAGAAGTTCTATGGCACCGCAGCGCAGATCAAGCTGCTGCTGGAGATTCCTGAGAAGATCTGGAGTGCCATGGAGGCCTCTCAGTGCTTACGTGCCACTCATCTCTACCTGCTCTGCTGCCATCTCCACAGCCTCCTGCAGCTGGATTCCTCCAGCTCCCGTTACAGTCCCATCCTTGCACGCTTCCCCATCCTTGTACGACAAGTGGCAGCAGCTAGCCACTTTAG ATCCACCATACTGCATGAAAGCAAATCGCTGCTAAAATGCCAGGCCGTTTCTGACCAAGCAGTGGCAGAGGCCTTATGCTCCATCATGCTTTTGGAGGACAGCTCTCCACGCCAAGCCCTGACAGACTTCCTGCTGGCCAGGAagtcagctgttcagcagcttcTGAACCAGCCACATCACG GTGCGGGAATAAAAGCTCAGGTGTGTTCGTTGATGGAGTTGCTAACCACCACCTTGTACCAGGCTCATGTCCTGTTTTACACTCTGCCTGAAGGGGTGCCCTCAGATccaaccctgccctgcagctTGCTCTTCTCAATGCTGGAGACCACAACAGGCCAGGATCCAGCAG GTAAAGGCATCAAAGTTTTGAAAGAGGAGATGCAGCTGAGCAGCTGGTTCAAATATCTACCACTGTCCATTGTAGAGTTCCAGCCAACCCTCCGAACCCTGGTACATCCAATCAGCCAGGACTACCTGAGAGAGACTCTTCAGAAGTGGATTAACAT GTGTAATGAAGATATCAAATCTGGGCTTATCACTCTGCTGGGCTACGTGAAGAGCCTGAAAGGCCTAGCCGGCATCCGTGACGCTGTGTGGGAGCTGCTCACTGGTGAGTCTATGAGCCAGAACTGGGACACAGTGTGTCATCGACTCTTGGACAAGCCCATCTCCTTCTGGGAGGACTTGCTGCGTCAGCTTTTCTTGGACAGGTTACAG ACCCTGACGAAGGAAGGATTTGACTCCATCTCCAGCAGTTCGAAACAGCTTCTTATCTTAGCTCTACAGGAGCTTGAAGTCAAGTCCAGTACCTCCACCCCCAGCAAGCACATCCAATTTGAACACAACATGGTTTTGTTTCTGTGGTCAGAGAGCCCCAGCGACATGCCTTCTGATGCTGCCTGGGTCAACGTGGCAAACCGCAGCCAATTTGCAAAGAGTGGCCTGTCTATGAAGGCCCAGGCTCTCACTCCCTGCGTGCAGAGCTTCTGTTCTGCCTTGGATACCAAACTGAAGGCCAAACTGGATGACCTTCTGTCCTACCTGCCCTCTGACTCTTCCACACCCAAAGAGATATTGGGCGTGCAGTCCAGGAACTCTGCTTTTGATAGATATGCTGATGCTGGCACCGTAGAAGAGCTGCTCCGTGATCACTGCATTACCTGCATTCAGTATGTCTTGGGCTGTGTTAGAGAAGAGCTGCAGAGTGCTGAGGACAAGCTGAAAGGAGACACAGACGCTCTGAACGATGCCAAACTTAATACCGTCCTCTTCATGGCTAGACTTTGTCAGTCACTAGGTGAACTGTGTCCtcacctgaagcagtgcattctGGGTAAATCAGGCAGCACAGAGAATGTAATGAGGGAGACCCGGTCTTTTAAAAAGCTGGGGAAAGGGAAAGTCCAGGAGGTGAATCCCATGCAGGCCAAGTGGCAGGAAGTGAAAGAACAACTCCTGCAACAGAGCCTGTTTGCATATCAGATTTGGAGCTCAACTGTTGTAAAA GTCCTGGTTCACAGTTTCACCAAAACTTTGCTGCTAGATGCAGCTGGCTCTATCTTAGCTACAGCCACCAACTGGGATGAAATTGAAATTCAGGAGGAGACAGAAACAGGAAGCAGCATAACGTCAAAGATCCGACTCCCTGTACAG cCATCCTGGTATGTTCAGTGCCTCCTCTTCAGCTTGTGTCAAGAAGTCAATCGGGTTGGAGGTCACGCTCTACCAAAGCGTACCTTGCAGCTGCTGCTGAAGACCTGCCTGGCGGAAGTGCTGGCTGGCTATGAGAAGCTTGTTGAAGAGAAGCAGGAGAAG AAAGAACGCACGTTCCCAATGACTCAGAACAGGGCGTTGCAGTTGCTCTATGATCTGCGTTATTTGAATATAGTCCTAACAGCTAAGAGTGAGGAAGCAAAAACCAGCAGGAGCAAGCAGGACTCCAG GATTGAGAAGGTGACAGACTTCTTAGAAGCCAACATTGATCCGTTTGACTTGGATGTTTTTACTCCACATTTGAATAGCAGCCTTAACCGCCTGGTGCAACGAACCTCT GTCCTGTTTGGCCTACTCACTGGGGCGGAGAATCAGTATACCAATAGAAGCAATAATTTGAGCTCCCAGGAGCCTTACAATATCTTGCCATTAGCATCTAGTCAAATAAG ATTTGGACTTCTACCGCTTAGTATGTCAAGCTCTCGAAAGACTAAATCTGCTGTTAAAAACCCAGAAAATCAGACTCAG gTTCCACCTCCTTCAGTCATAAGAGCAGAAGAGGAAACATTCCGCCCCGGTTCCTTGTTCAGACAGCTTGCAACAGAGGAGGAGGACACAGCTGCACCATCCCTGTTCAAACTGGGTTGGCTCTCTAGCATGACCAAGTGA
- the COG1 gene encoding conserved oligomeric Golgi complex subunit 1 isoform X1: MAPSDAPSARKCRCPSRSWRRHPSDTSRVKGRSPASRDGRWPPRVAPKMAAAAGPGLPRGPEAAAGLFEAHTTAELREVERRLRAGIEQKREELRQMVGERYRDLIEAADTIAEMRLSAEHLLGAVRGLQRGAPGPRGARGAQRDCTHSHSLSFRAQTTLHSQEKFYGTAAQIKLLLEIPEKIWSAMEASQCLRATHLYLLCCHLHSLLQLDSSSSRYSPILARFPILVRQVAAASHFRSTILHESKSLLKCQAVSDQAVAEALCSIMLLEDSSPRQALTDFLLARKSAVQQLLNQPHHGAGIKAQVCSLMELLTTTLYQAHVLFYTLPEGVPSDPTLPCSLLFSMLETTTGQDPAGKGIKVLKEEMQLSSWFKYLPLSIVEFQPTLRTLVHPISQDYLRETLQKWINMCNEDIKSGLITLLGYVKSLKGLAGIRDAVWELLTGESMSQNWDTVCHRLLDKPISFWEDLLRQLFLDRLQTLTKEGFDSISSSSKQLLILALQELEVKSSTSTPSKHIQFEHNMVLFLWSESPSDMPSDAAWVNVANRSQFAKSGLSMKAQALTPCVQSFCSALDTKLKAKLDDLLSYLPSDSSTPKEILGVQSRNSAFDRYADAGTVEELLRDHCITCIQYVLGCVREELQSAEDKLKGDTDALNDAKLNTVLFMARLCQSLGELCPHLKQCILGKSGSTENVMRETRSFKKLGKGKVQEVNPMQAKWQEVKEQLLQQSLFAYQIWSSTVVKVLVHSFTKTLLLDAAGSILATATNWDEIEIQEETETGSSITSKIRLPVQPSWYVQCLLFSLCQEVNRVGGHALPKRTLQLLLKTCLAEVLAGYEKLVEEKQEKKERTFPMTQNRALQLLYDLRYLNIVLTAKSEEAKTSRSKQDSRIEKVTDFLEANIDPFDLDVFTPHLNSSLNRLVQRTSVLFGLLTGAENQYTNRSNNLSSQEPYNILPLASSQIRFGLLPLSMSSSRKTKSAVKNPENQTQVPPPSVIRAEEETFRPGSLFRQLATEEEDTAAPSLFKLGWLSSMTK, from the exons ATGGCGCCGAGCGATGCCCCCAGTGCCCGGAAGTGTCGCTGCCCCTCCCGCAGCTGGCGGCGGCACCCGTCGGACACGTCACGGGTAAAGGGACGCTCCCCCGCTTCGCGGGACGGACGGTGGCCGCCCAGGGTCGCGCCcaagatggcggcggcggcggggcccgGGCTGCCGCGGGGCCCGGAGGCGGCGGCGGGGCTCTTCGAGGCGCACACGACGGCCGAGCTGCGCGAGGTGGAGCGGCGGCTGCGGGCGGGCATCGAGCAGAAGCGGGAGGAGCTGCGGCAGATGGTGGGGGAGCGCTACCGGGACCTCATCGAGGCGGCCGACACCATCGCCGAGATGCGCCTCAGCGCCGAGCACCTGCTGGGGGCGGTGCGGGGCCTGCAGCGCGGGGCGCCGGGGCCGCGGGGCGCCCGGGGGGCCCAG CGTGATTGTACCCACAGTCACAGCCTCTCCTTTCGTGCCCAGACTACGCTGCACTCGCAGGAGAAGTTCTATGGCACCGCAGCGCAGATCAAGCTGCTGCTGGAGATTCCTGAGAAGATCTGGAGTGCCATGGAGGCCTCTCAGTGCTTACGTGCCACTCATCTCTACCTGCTCTGCTGCCATCTCCACAGCCTCCTGCAGCTGGATTCCTCCAGCTCCCGTTACAGTCCCATCCTTGCACGCTTCCCCATCCTTGTACGACAAGTGGCAGCAGCTAGCCACTTTAG ATCCACCATACTGCATGAAAGCAAATCGCTGCTAAAATGCCAGGCCGTTTCTGACCAAGCAGTGGCAGAGGCCTTATGCTCCATCATGCTTTTGGAGGACAGCTCTCCACGCCAAGCCCTGACAGACTTCCTGCTGGCCAGGAagtcagctgttcagcagcttcTGAACCAGCCACATCACG GTGCGGGAATAAAAGCTCAGGTGTGTTCGTTGATGGAGTTGCTAACCACCACCTTGTACCAGGCTCATGTCCTGTTTTACACTCTGCCTGAAGGGGTGCCCTCAGATccaaccctgccctgcagctTGCTCTTCTCAATGCTGGAGACCACAACAGGCCAGGATCCAGCAG GTAAAGGCATCAAAGTTTTGAAAGAGGAGATGCAGCTGAGCAGCTGGTTCAAATATCTACCACTGTCCATTGTAGAGTTCCAGCCAACCCTCCGAACCCTGGTACATCCAATCAGCCAGGACTACCTGAGAGAGACTCTTCAGAAGTGGATTAACAT GTGTAATGAAGATATCAAATCTGGGCTTATCACTCTGCTGGGCTACGTGAAGAGCCTGAAAGGCCTAGCCGGCATCCGTGACGCTGTGTGGGAGCTGCTCACTGGTGAGTCTATGAGCCAGAACTGGGACACAGTGTGTCATCGACTCTTGGACAAGCCCATCTCCTTCTGGGAGGACTTGCTGCGTCAGCTTTTCTTGGACAGGTTACAG ACCCTGACGAAGGAAGGATTTGACTCCATCTCCAGCAGTTCGAAACAGCTTCTTATCTTAGCTCTACAGGAGCTTGAAGTCAAGTCCAGTACCTCCACCCCCAGCAAGCACATCCAATTTGAACACAACATGGTTTTGTTTCTGTGGTCAGAGAGCCCCAGCGACATGCCTTCTGATGCTGCCTGGGTCAACGTGGCAAACCGCAGCCAATTTGCAAAGAGTGGCCTGTCTATGAAGGCCCAGGCTCTCACTCCCTGCGTGCAGAGCTTCTGTTCTGCCTTGGATACCAAACTGAAGGCCAAACTGGATGACCTTCTGTCCTACCTGCCCTCTGACTCTTCCACACCCAAAGAGATATTGGGCGTGCAGTCCAGGAACTCTGCTTTTGATAGATATGCTGATGCTGGCACCGTAGAAGAGCTGCTCCGTGATCACTGCATTACCTGCATTCAGTATGTCTTGGGCTGTGTTAGAGAAGAGCTGCAGAGTGCTGAGGACAAGCTGAAAGGAGACACAGACGCTCTGAACGATGCCAAACTTAATACCGTCCTCTTCATGGCTAGACTTTGTCAGTCACTAGGTGAACTGTGTCCtcacctgaagcagtgcattctGGGTAAATCAGGCAGCACAGAGAATGTAATGAGGGAGACCCGGTCTTTTAAAAAGCTGGGGAAAGGGAAAGTCCAGGAGGTGAATCCCATGCAGGCCAAGTGGCAGGAAGTGAAAGAACAACTCCTGCAACAGAGCCTGTTTGCATATCAGATTTGGAGCTCAACTGTTGTAAAA GTCCTGGTTCACAGTTTCACCAAAACTTTGCTGCTAGATGCAGCTGGCTCTATCTTAGCTACAGCCACCAACTGGGATGAAATTGAAATTCAGGAGGAGACAGAAACAGGAAGCAGCATAACGTCAAAGATCCGACTCCCTGTACAG cCATCCTGGTATGTTCAGTGCCTCCTCTTCAGCTTGTGTCAAGAAGTCAATCGGGTTGGAGGTCACGCTCTACCAAAGCGTACCTTGCAGCTGCTGCTGAAGACCTGCCTGGCGGAAGTGCTGGCTGGCTATGAGAAGCTTGTTGAAGAGAAGCAGGAGAAG AAAGAACGCACGTTCCCAATGACTCAGAACAGGGCGTTGCAGTTGCTCTATGATCTGCGTTATTTGAATATAGTCCTAACAGCTAAGAGTGAGGAAGCAAAAACCAGCAGGAGCAAGCAGGACTCCAG GATTGAGAAGGTGACAGACTTCTTAGAAGCCAACATTGATCCGTTTGACTTGGATGTTTTTACTCCACATTTGAATAGCAGCCTTAACCGCCTGGTGCAACGAACCTCT GTCCTGTTTGGCCTACTCACTGGGGCGGAGAATCAGTATACCAATAGAAGCAATAATTTGAGCTCCCAGGAGCCTTACAATATCTTGCCATTAGCATCTAGTCAAATAAG ATTTGGACTTCTACCGCTTAGTATGTCAAGCTCTCGAAAGACTAAATCTGCTGTTAAAAACCCAGAAAATCAGACTCAG gTTCCACCTCCTTCAGTCATAAGAGCAGAAGAGGAAACATTCCGCCCCGGTTCCTTGTTCAGACAGCTTGCAACAGAGGAGGAGGACACAGCTGCACCATCCCTGTTCAAACTGGGTTGGCTCTCTAGCATGACCAAGTGA
- the COG1 gene encoding conserved oligomeric Golgi complex subunit 1 isoform X3 yields the protein MAPSDAPSARKCRCPSRSWRRHPSDTSRVKGRSPASRDGRWPPRVAPKMAAAAGPGLPRGPEAAAGLFEAHTTAELREVERRLRAGIEQKREELRQMVGERYRDLIEAADTIAEMRLSAEHLLGAVRGLQRGAPGPRGARGAQRDCTHSHSLSFRAQTTLHSQEKFYGTAAQIKLLLEIPEKIWSAMEASQCLRATHLYLLCCHLHSLLQLDSSSSRYSPILARFPILVRQVAAASHFRSTILHESKSLLKCQAVSDQAVAEALCSIMLLEDSSPRQALTDFLLARKSAVQQLLNQPHHGAGIKAQVCSLMELLTTTLYQAHVLFYTLPEGVPSDPTLPCSLLFSMLETTTGQDPAGKGIKVLKEEMQLSSWFKYLPLSIVEFQPTLRTLVHPISQDYLRETLQKWINMCNEDIKSGLITLLGYVKSLKGLAGIRDAVWELLTGESMSQNWDTVCHRLLDKPISFWEDLLRQLFLDRLQTLTKEGFDSISSSSKQLLILALQELEVKSSTSTPSKHIQFEHNMVLFLWSESPSDMPSDAAWVNVANRSQFAKSGLSMKAQALTPCVQSFCSALDTKLKAKLDDLLSYLPSDSSTPKEILGVQSRNSAFDRYADAGTVEELLRDHCITCIQYVLGCVREELQSAEDKLKGDTDALNDAKLNTVLFMARLCQSLGELCPHLKQCILGKSGSTENVMRETRSFKKLGKGKVQEVNPMQAKWQEVKEQLLQQSLFAYQIWSSTVVKVLVHSFTKTLLLDAAGSILATATNWDEIEIQEETETGSSITSKIRLPVQPSWYVQCLLFSLCQEVNRVGGHALPKRTLQLLLKTCLAEVLAGYEKLVEEKQEKKERTFPMTQNRALQLLYDLRYLNIVLTAKSEEAKTSRSKQDSRIEKVTDFLEANIDPFDLDVFTPHLNSSLNRLVQRTSVLFGLLTGAENQYTNRSNNLSSQEPYNILPLASSQIRFGLLPLSMSSSRKTKSAVKNPENQTQYDGDPYS from the exons ATGGCGCCGAGCGATGCCCCCAGTGCCCGGAAGTGTCGCTGCCCCTCCCGCAGCTGGCGGCGGCACCCGTCGGACACGTCACGGGTAAAGGGACGCTCCCCCGCTTCGCGGGACGGACGGTGGCCGCCCAGGGTCGCGCCcaagatggcggcggcggcggggcccgGGCTGCCGCGGGGCCCGGAGGCGGCGGCGGGGCTCTTCGAGGCGCACACGACGGCCGAGCTGCGCGAGGTGGAGCGGCGGCTGCGGGCGGGCATCGAGCAGAAGCGGGAGGAGCTGCGGCAGATGGTGGGGGAGCGCTACCGGGACCTCATCGAGGCGGCCGACACCATCGCCGAGATGCGCCTCAGCGCCGAGCACCTGCTGGGGGCGGTGCGGGGCCTGCAGCGCGGGGCGCCGGGGCCGCGGGGCGCCCGGGGGGCCCAG CGTGATTGTACCCACAGTCACAGCCTCTCCTTTCGTGCCCAGACTACGCTGCACTCGCAGGAGAAGTTCTATGGCACCGCAGCGCAGATCAAGCTGCTGCTGGAGATTCCTGAGAAGATCTGGAGTGCCATGGAGGCCTCTCAGTGCTTACGTGCCACTCATCTCTACCTGCTCTGCTGCCATCTCCACAGCCTCCTGCAGCTGGATTCCTCCAGCTCCCGTTACAGTCCCATCCTTGCACGCTTCCCCATCCTTGTACGACAAGTGGCAGCAGCTAGCCACTTTAG ATCCACCATACTGCATGAAAGCAAATCGCTGCTAAAATGCCAGGCCGTTTCTGACCAAGCAGTGGCAGAGGCCTTATGCTCCATCATGCTTTTGGAGGACAGCTCTCCACGCCAAGCCCTGACAGACTTCCTGCTGGCCAGGAagtcagctgttcagcagcttcTGAACCAGCCACATCACG GTGCGGGAATAAAAGCTCAGGTGTGTTCGTTGATGGAGTTGCTAACCACCACCTTGTACCAGGCTCATGTCCTGTTTTACACTCTGCCTGAAGGGGTGCCCTCAGATccaaccctgccctgcagctTGCTCTTCTCAATGCTGGAGACCACAACAGGCCAGGATCCAGCAG GTAAAGGCATCAAAGTTTTGAAAGAGGAGATGCAGCTGAGCAGCTGGTTCAAATATCTACCACTGTCCATTGTAGAGTTCCAGCCAACCCTCCGAACCCTGGTACATCCAATCAGCCAGGACTACCTGAGAGAGACTCTTCAGAAGTGGATTAACAT GTGTAATGAAGATATCAAATCTGGGCTTATCACTCTGCTGGGCTACGTGAAGAGCCTGAAAGGCCTAGCCGGCATCCGTGACGCTGTGTGGGAGCTGCTCACTGGTGAGTCTATGAGCCAGAACTGGGACACAGTGTGTCATCGACTCTTGGACAAGCCCATCTCCTTCTGGGAGGACTTGCTGCGTCAGCTTTTCTTGGACAGGTTACAG ACCCTGACGAAGGAAGGATTTGACTCCATCTCCAGCAGTTCGAAACAGCTTCTTATCTTAGCTCTACAGGAGCTTGAAGTCAAGTCCAGTACCTCCACCCCCAGCAAGCACATCCAATTTGAACACAACATGGTTTTGTTTCTGTGGTCAGAGAGCCCCAGCGACATGCCTTCTGATGCTGCCTGGGTCAACGTGGCAAACCGCAGCCAATTTGCAAAGAGTGGCCTGTCTATGAAGGCCCAGGCTCTCACTCCCTGCGTGCAGAGCTTCTGTTCTGCCTTGGATACCAAACTGAAGGCCAAACTGGATGACCTTCTGTCCTACCTGCCCTCTGACTCTTCCACACCCAAAGAGATATTGGGCGTGCAGTCCAGGAACTCTGCTTTTGATAGATATGCTGATGCTGGCACCGTAGAAGAGCTGCTCCGTGATCACTGCATTACCTGCATTCAGTATGTCTTGGGCTGTGTTAGAGAAGAGCTGCAGAGTGCTGAGGACAAGCTGAAAGGAGACACAGACGCTCTGAACGATGCCAAACTTAATACCGTCCTCTTCATGGCTAGACTTTGTCAGTCACTAGGTGAACTGTGTCCtcacctgaagcagtgcattctGGGTAAATCAGGCAGCACAGAGAATGTAATGAGGGAGACCCGGTCTTTTAAAAAGCTGGGGAAAGGGAAAGTCCAGGAGGTGAATCCCATGCAGGCCAAGTGGCAGGAAGTGAAAGAACAACTCCTGCAACAGAGCCTGTTTGCATATCAGATTTGGAGCTCAACTGTTGTAAAA GTCCTGGTTCACAGTTTCACCAAAACTTTGCTGCTAGATGCAGCTGGCTCTATCTTAGCTACAGCCACCAACTGGGATGAAATTGAAATTCAGGAGGAGACAGAAACAGGAAGCAGCATAACGTCAAAGATCCGACTCCCTGTACAG cCATCCTGGTATGTTCAGTGCCTCCTCTTCAGCTTGTGTCAAGAAGTCAATCGGGTTGGAGGTCACGCTCTACCAAAGCGTACCTTGCAGCTGCTGCTGAAGACCTGCCTGGCGGAAGTGCTGGCTGGCTATGAGAAGCTTGTTGAAGAGAAGCAGGAGAAG AAAGAACGCACGTTCCCAATGACTCAGAACAGGGCGTTGCAGTTGCTCTATGATCTGCGTTATTTGAATATAGTCCTAACAGCTAAGAGTGAGGAAGCAAAAACCAGCAGGAGCAAGCAGGACTCCAG GATTGAGAAGGTGACAGACTTCTTAGAAGCCAACATTGATCCGTTTGACTTGGATGTTTTTACTCCACATTTGAATAGCAGCCTTAACCGCCTGGTGCAACGAACCTCT GTCCTGTTTGGCCTACTCACTGGGGCGGAGAATCAGTATACCAATAGAAGCAATAATTTGAGCTCCCAGGAGCCTTACAATATCTTGCCATTAGCATCTAGTCAAATAAG ATTTGGACTTCTACCGCTTAGTATGTCAAGCTCTCGAAAGACTAAATCTGCTGTTAAAAACCCAGAAAATCAGACTCAG TATGATGGTGACCCGTACTCCTGA